From the genome of Taeniopygia guttata chromosome 31, bTaeGut7.mat, whole genome shotgun sequence, one region includes:
- the MAP3K11 gene encoding mitogen-activated protein kinase kinase kinase 11: protein MEWGRASPSPSPPAGSHSPSPPLSPSPPVSPLFPRGSRSPFPPSPRGSRSPSPSPGGSRSPSPPSPGGSRSPSPPSPGGSRSPSPPGGGWEPARAAFGELRLEEVIGTGGFGRVFRGTWRGQVVAVKAARGDAGPAGVSSLRREARLYARLRHPNVVALRAVCLEPPHLCLVMEFAAGGPLSRALAGRRVPPAVLLDWARQVARGMRYLHAGTPVPLIHRDLKSSNVLLAQPVLGDDVSGKTLKITDFGLAREWQRTTKMSAAGTYAWMAPEVIRASTFSKGSDVWSYGVLLWELLTGEVPYRGIDGLAVAYGVAVNKLTLPIPSTCPPPFAQLMAACWEQDPHRRPGFGSILRRLGGLEPGGLGPPESFHSLQESWRREIQGLFDELRAREKELRSREEAVARASRAQRSQAEALRQREAAVARRELEVLERELSLMLRGPPRAPPAPKRRRPPFRRPRKPADLIGMPQDFKHRLTVQASPGGDPRSHDPEDGPGESPPFPRLRAIQLEPEEEEEPPRGRGGRAGAPNGRRRPRPEESTWYLDTEEPSPGDAAPNGEAAPPEAEEGRGSRGGTPRLLRRALLKGSALLASLGLGRELATPESPRSPPPSPGLLRLSPRRWERALGSPESPATPETGRAWSPGTPEPSQARTPGTPDPSGARTPGTPGTPEQGRARTPGSPNPGGVRTPGTPGTPDPGGVRT, encoded by the exons ATGGAGTGGGGCCGGgcatccccctccccatccccccCGGCGGGGTCCCACTCCCCCTCGCCCCCCCTTTCCCCATcaccccccgtgtcccccctcTTCCCGCGGGGGTCCcgttcccctttccccccctccccgcgggggtcccgctccccttccccatccccggggggctcccgctccccttcccctccatccccggggggctcccgctccccttcccctccatcCCCGGGGGGTTCCCGTTCCCCGTCCCCACCGGGGGGCGGTTGGGAACCGGCCCGCGCGGCTTTCGGGGAGCTGCGGCTGGAGGAGGTGATCGGGACCGGCGGTTTCGGGCGCGTTTTCCGCGGGACGTGGCGGGGCCAGGTGGTGGCGGTGAAGGCGGCGCGGGGGGACGCGGGCCCGGCGGGGGTCTCCAGCCTGCGGCGGGAGGCGCGGCTCTACGCCCGCCTGCGGCACCCCAACGTGGTGGCGCTGCGGGCCGTGTGCCTGGAGCCCCCGCACCTCTGCCTGGTGATGGAGTTCGCGGCCGGGGGGCCGCTCTCCCGGGCCCTGGCCGGCCGCAGGGTCCCCCCCGCCGTCCTGCTGGACTGGGCGCGGCAGGTGGCGCGGGGGATGCGGTACCTGCACGCCGGGACCCCCGTGCCCCTCATCCACCGAGACCTCAAGTCCAGCAACG TGCTGCTGGCCCAGCCGGTGCTGGGGGACGATGTGAGCGGGAAGACGCTGAAGATCACGGATTTCGGGCTGGCCCGCGAGTGGCAGCGCACCACCAAGATGAGCGCGGCCGGAACCTACGCCTGGATGGCCCCAGAGGTGATCCGAGCATCCACCTTCTCCAAGGGCAGCGACGTCTGGAG TTACggggtgctgctgtgggagctgctgacCGGGGAGGTGCCGTACCGGGGCATCGACGGGCTGGCCGTGGCCTACGGGGTGGCCGTGAACAAACTGACCCTGCCCATCCCCTCCACCTGCCCGCCGCCCTTCGCCCAGCTGATGGCAG cctgctgggagcaggaccCCCACCGGCGGCCGGGCTTCGGGAGCATCCTGCGGCGTTTGGGGGGGCTGGAGCCGGGGGGGCTGGGGCCCCCCGAGTCCTTCCACTCCCTGCAGGAGTCCTGGCGCCGCGAGATCCAGGGGCTCTTCGACGAGCTGAGGGCGAGGGAGAAg GAGCTGCGCAGCCGGGAGGAGGCCGTGGCCCGCGCCTCCCGGGCCCAGCGCTCGCAGGCCGAGGCGCTGCGGCAGCGCGAAGCCGCCGTGGCGCGCcgggagctggaggtgctggagcgGGAGCTCAGCCTGATGCtccggggacccccccgggcccccccggcccccaagAGACGCCGACCCCCCTTCCGGAGGCCACGGAAACCCGCCGACCTCATTGGCATGCCCCAGG ATTTCAAGCACCGCCTGACGGTCCAGGCGTCCCCCGGGGGCGACCCCCGGAGCCACGACCCCGAGGACGGGCCGGGGGAAtccccccccttcccccgccTGCGCGCCATCCAGC TGGAgcccgaggaggaggaggagccgccgcggggccgcgggggccgggccggtgCCCCCAACGGCCG GCGGCGCCCGCGGCCCGAGGAGAGCACCTGGTACCTGGACACGGAGGAGCCGAGCCCGGGGGACGCGGCCCCCAACG GCGAGGCCGCGCCCCCCGAGGCCGAGGAGGGTCGGGGGTCTCGGGGAGGGACCCCCCGGCTGCTGCGGCGGGCGCTGCTGAAGGGCTCGGCGCTGCTggcgtccctggggctgggccgGGAGCTGGCGACCCCCGAgtccccccggagccccccgccCTCCCCCGGCCTCCTGCGCCTCTCCCCGCGCCGCTGGGAGCGCGCCCTGGGCTCCCCCGAGTCACCCGCGACCCCCGAGACGGGCCGTGCCTggagccccgggacccccgagccGAGCCAAGCCcggacccccgggacccccgatCCCAGCGGAGCCcggacccccgggacccccgggacccccgagcAGGGGCGAGCCCGGACCCCCGGGTCCCCCAATCCCGGTGGAGTCCGGACCCCCGGGACTCCCGGGACCCCTGATCCCGGTGGAGTCcggacc